One Castanea sativa cultivar Marrone di Chiusa Pesio chromosome 4, ASM4071231v1 DNA window includes the following coding sequences:
- the LOC142632323 gene encoding uncharacterized protein LOC142632323 — MIHGKQLQAPGVLNRRAEDYMEEFRSTQSCLATSSLSLNQISWRPPLTRFKLNFYAVVFKDEEASGIGAIIRNDRREVMAAFSGKGPSVSCSEEAEILACRRAVEFALECGFMEMVMEGDNQSVMSALELKRSLTSRVGHIIQDVLCLLHGFRWSQVQFAKRSANTVAHLLARHAKNSIHDVIWMEKSHPLVMQALYLDVISI, encoded by the coding sequence ATGATCCATGGAAAGCAACTGCAGGCACCTGGTGTTCTGAACAGAAGGGCGGAAGATTATATGGAGGAATTTAGGAGCACCCAATCCTGTCTAGCCACAAGTTCCTTAAGCTTGAATCAGATCAGTTGGAGACCACCCCTGACTCGTTTCAAACTTAACTTCTACGCAGTGGTTTTCAAGGATGAAGAAGCCTCTGGGATCGGTGCCATAATACGGAATGACCGTAGAGAAGTTATGGCTGCATTTTCAGGCAAAGGACCTTCGGTGTCTTGCAGTGAGGAAGCAGAAATTCTCGCATGTCGGCGTGCAGTGGAGTTTGCGCTGGAGTGTGGTTTTATGGAAATGGTTATGGAAGGTGACAACCAGTCGGTCATGTCTGCTTTGGAGCTAAAGAGAAGTTTGACGTCACGAGTAGGCCATATTATTCAAGATGTGCTTTGTCTGTTGCATGGCTTTAGATGGTCACAAGTCCAATTTGCTAAAAGGAGTGCCAATACTGTAGCCCACCTTTTAGCTAGGCATGCCAAAAATTCGATACATGATGTTATCTGGATGGAGAAATCTCATCCACTTGTCATGCAAGCTTTGTATCTTGATGTTATTTCCATTTAA